The Dunckerocampus dactyliophorus isolate RoL2022-P2 chromosome 13, RoL_Ddac_1.1, whole genome shotgun sequence genome window below encodes:
- the si:ch211-266g18.10 gene encoding trichohyalin isoform X4 encodes MADGAKTASASGSDGSPAGSVKSKVWVVLNKLRVSVELLIALAALLSWLVVGVVMFDFVEYKAVPDIQHIMSDPVQAMHDAVEEVSSLVNKFQECAPDLSDPMSAAAYAVEEIAEAKDGFVQYLSDEEGNFYLSYVDPVVFGRRLFHSTDDCVCGVVASIRDTLCAAVDATLDTISYINTGRIDLSFMDPVLIGRDVFSHINDFMCGLMTSIQQFLCRILDSLLDLIKGIVDINVLDPVAFGRNVISITNDTVTKLTGSMQEMMDVCIDNIKNTVKGTTDLSFIDPVAIGRKVFNVINRLVSGTAAHLQDVLCSIVDVTLDTIKDIQEVVVFSPSAALKRTGDIIAEQYHMLVDAISASLIGEQGILPDVTFDPMKVMEDAMLELTDKKDLFVAYMSSMIVGDQGESLATPAVNVIPEKDESVASHSDRHMVRRKGEFLPPYVKVADMMIAAKDTEEASQEASASPGEDKEEEETGKDEDEEDTEGVDVEKEGTEEEMGEETDKEVVVKEEETKDAQVRLVEEEEPRDEEEDEEEEEEETTQIDEEEAEKNVNDEEEEEEKKEETTLDEEEEEEPDTTEDDEEAKTIKGEEEEEDTTLEEEEEDEETTTEDDNEEEEEETTLDEEEEEVVETATLVVEAETAEEEEETVTGDEDEEEEETTTDEEEEEGDTILDEAEEEEENEETTTEDDNEEEEEDTTPEDDDEEEEEETTGVDNEVEITTENEEKEDAKTTTVDEEEEETETTPVDEKEEAEDTITVDEDEEEKEEETTTQDEEEEDEEETTLDDGMEQEEEEEEATPTTADEGDEQEESTTVDEDEEEEITTEDDEKEEEETLTADEDEECTIISDDEDEEEEETLTADEDGESTIISDDEDEEEEETLTADEDGESTIISDDEDEEEEETLTADEDEESTIISDDEDEEEEETTTVDEEEEEAITTEDDEQEEEKLTADEDEESTIISDDEDEETTTVDEEEEEAITTEDDEQEEETLTADEDEESATTSDHQNEEEQEETIITVDEDGEEEEEEESKDVITDDEEEHEEEDEVEPPIHKVDLELTSAETNHSLTSADYDDVDKEAQRFSAVYDHNKYGDMMDDADENNNNSESGKVESKGRRKLHEHLRKHDKVVEEAEKREALKEVKDRLKDLLKDEKKDTKLEKSFKNKTTREEKPVEKVKHTVAKLLKPKTDKSKDETLKKPTKEPQAEAKSVKEKADIKKPSVEVVSRVKKGMKRTTTEDRKSPIVLRKPTKEEKRETEPLFKKQAKQEEAKLDKKEVEESLKEPSRKEKEVMKALKEEKDVTETPKDKIEEKVKEDKKAIKAKEKVKKHLKEQREVGGPPTEEAKEVRKSPIQQQEAEEPPKEEAKAKKEVREPLKDEGSVEETPNEKAKEARDIRKAHRKLRAIRRLFKEEGKKPSRHVREAKKVPLEVEKALKEENVTAEHPKEEIKVKKPPKEEKHLKKLIKPSTDGKEDKKLPFGEFKETLEEEKVIKDHPKEELQVKKPPKVEKEIKKLIKPSTDGKDDKKLPLAEVKKALGEKKVIKEHPKKEIQVKKPPKDNKPVKPARETNVSLTEPKSPQDLKAVKVKRDAKRDIFVTRLLKAEAKQQEEDETKPKTASKDEGEMKKPHEKERVIKTPFKDDKEDLKKLPTEEKHVKELTKEKEEDTRKHLKEEKAKTEDTKACILEKEEKKPHEEVKRSLRQDNRSFLKETTGVEKEPKKPPHVKEEKKPAKEEKIPPKEEKKPLKEKDKIPPKEEKKPPKEEDKIPHKEEKKPPKEEEKIPHKEDKKPSREKEKIPPEEEKKPLKEQEKIPPKKEKKPPKEEEKILPIEDKKPSREKEKILPAAEKKPSRQKEKIPPKEEKKPLKEKEKIPPKEEKRPLKEKEKIPPKEEKEPLKEKEKIPPKEEKEPLKEKEKIPLKEDKKPLKEKEKIPLKEEKKPLKEKEKIPLKEEVRKARKEEGEDKKVVEKKLSIRKENLIKKPIKDTTELRRPPKDVRQPLRENKLTRPPKQEKEEKEKEEPEEKTSTEKKEIPGEPSMEEKPSEAKKVSTKIPKEAAEPVTVPTTPLRTHGLLRRHLKEEKEETAAALKDQPEETPEKTKEDKGLKIKATKQPKKDKELKKASKQEPEEPSKEEKDVLKPSKKEEKDSEPKKLSRAVSKEDKVVAKDKTRTSVKEEKEDKQTPKEEPVKTATRTIKTEKTTRASIMKKEHVNATKAADVSKRPPRLLRVSKKQISPILKKEHKNVTKTEAPQVPKLTAKPEAAKKEAPKEKVGITPAKKAAPKEKLQPVITKKEQEGPARNASLLKERVKIVPMKRAVTRPVKKVQDVSPKTSEDVQLKPKAVVTKREPAPLKTKQATAAKDAVAAHKNASLTKEKVTVVPLKKDATKEKAKAADEKKVSSEAEVDAKREKATSLLKTKKQEASKENIKPASAKKDTELAKEAKAAEKVEAELAKEAKAAAAKKEAELAKEAKAAAAKKEAALAKEAKAAAAKKGKTVEKKAAKDEKVKEDGVLKEIQEPVKKNKSAKEEKAKADSEEFLMEDEMPYFQCFFVDEDEAQFPFYAFSPLQI; translated from the exons ATGGCTGACG GGGCCAAAACCGCGTCGGCCTCCGGGTCCGATGGATCCCCAGCTGGCTCTGTGAAATCCAAAGTGTGGGTTGTACTGAACAAGCTGCGAGTGTCTGTGGAGCTGCTCATCGCGCTGGCTGCTCTCTTGTCCTGGCTGGTGGTGGGCGTGGTGATGTTTGACTTCGTGGAGTACAAGGCAGTACCTG ACATTCAGCACATCATGTCAGACCCAGTCCAAGCCATGCACGACGCCGTGGAGGAGGTGTCCAGTCTGGTCAACAAGTTCCAAG AATGCGCCCCCGACCTAAGTGACCCCATGTCTGCAGCTGCCTATGCAGTGGAAGAAATAGCAGAGGCAAAAGATGGATTTGTGCAATATTTATCAGATGAAGAGG GAAACTTCTACCTGAGCTATGTAGACCCTGTGGTCTTTGGCAGAAGACTTTTCCATTCAACTGACGACTGTGTGTGCGGAGTGGTGGCATCCATCAGGGACACACTGTGTGCTGCTGTGGACGCTACGTTGGACACTATATCCTACATAAACACGG GACGAATAGACTTGAGCTTCATGGATCCAGTGCTGATAGGCCGAGATGTCTTCTCCCACATCAATGACTTCATGTGTGGCCTGATGACCTCCATCCAGCAGTTCCTCTGCCGTATCTTGGACTCACTTCTAGATCTCATTAAAG GAATTGTTGACATCAATGTTTTGGACCCTGTGGCGTTTGGTAGGAACGTCATCAGCATTACAAACGACACCGTCACTAAACTAACAGGCAGCATGCAGGAAATGATGGACGTCTGCATAGACAACATTAAGAATACTGTCAAAG GAACTACCGACTTGAGCTTCATTGACCCGGTGGCGATTGGCAGGAAAGTCTTCAATGTCATTAACAGGCTTGTGAGCGGAACGGCAGCACATCTTCAGGATGTGTTGTGTTCCATTGTGGATGTTACGCTGGACACAATTAAAG ACATCCAGGAAGTTGTCGTGTTCAGTCCCTCTGCGGCGCTAAAGAGGACCGGCGATATCATCGCAGAACAGTACCACATGCTGGTCGACGCCATCTCTGCCTCGCTCATAGGCGAACAAG gAATCTTGCCCGATGTGACCTTTGACCCGATGAAAGTGATGGAAGACGCCATGCTGGAGCTGACGGACAAGAAGGACTTGTTTGTGGCATATATGTCCAGCATGATTGTGGGGGATCAAG gAGAATCACTTGCTACCCCAGCTGTAAATGTCATCCCTGAAAAag ATGAAAGTGTAGCATCCCACTCTGACAGACACATGGTGAGACGCAAAG GTGAATTTCTGCCGCCGTATGTAAAAG TTGCAGACATGATGATCGCCGCTAAAGACACAGAGGAAGCATCACAGGAGGCTTCAGCATCACCGGGAGAggacaaagaggaggaggaaacagggaaggatgaagatgaggaggacACAGAGGGTGTTGACGTAGAAAAGGAAGGAACAGAGGAGGAGATGGGTGAAGAAACAGATAAAGAAGTTGTGGTGAAAGAGGAGGAGACCAAAGATGCTCAAGTCAGattagtggaggaggaggagcccagagatgaagaggaagatgaggaggaggaagaagaggagacaACACAAATAGATGAGGAGGAGGcagagaaaaatgtaaatgatgaggaggaggaggaagagaaaaAAGAGGAGACAACAttagatgaggaggaggaggaggagccggACACAACCGAGGATGATGAGGAGGCAAAGACAATAAAaggtgaggaggaagaggaggacacaacactagaggaggaggaagaagacgaGGAGACTACAACTGAAGACGAcaatgaggaggaagaggaggagacaacattagatgaggaggaggaggaagttgtGGAGACAGCAACATTAGTTGTGGAGGCGGAGACAgccgaggaggaagaggagaccGTAACaggagatgaagatgaagaggaggaggagacaacaacagatgaggaggaagaggaaggggaCACAATACTTGatgaggcggaggaggaggaggaaaatgagGAGACCACAACTGAAGATGAcaatgaggaggaagaggaggacacaACACCCGAAGATGAcgatgaagaggaagaagaggagacaACAGGAGTAGATAATGAGGTGGAGATCACAACTGAAAATGAGGAGAAGGAGGACGCTAAGACAACAACGgtagatgaggaggaggaggagaccgAGACAACACCCGTAGATGAGAAGGAGGAAGCTGAGGACACAATAACAGTggatgaagatgaggaggagaaagaggaggagacTACAACacaagatgaggaggaggaggatgaagaagagACAACTTTAGATGATGGTATggagcaggaggaagaggaagaggaggcgacACCAACAACAGCAGATGAGGGAGACGAACAGGAGGAGAGCACAACAGTagatgaagatgaggaggaggaaatcACAACTGAAGATgatgagaaggaggaggaggagacattAACAGCAGATGAAGATGAGGAGTGCACAATAATATCAGATGacgaagatgaggaggaggaggagacattAACAGCAGATGAAGATGGGGAGTCCACAATAATATCAGATGacgaagatgaggaggaggaggagacattAACAGCAGATGAAGATGGGGAGTCCACAATAATATCagatgatgaagatgaggaggaggaggagacattAACAGCAGATGAAGATGAGGAGTCCACAATAATATCagatgatgaagatgaggaggaggaggagaccaCAACAgtagatgaggaagaggaggaggcgaTCACAACTGAAGATGacgagcaggaggaggagaaattaACAGCAGATGAAGATGAGGAGTCCACAATAATATCAGATGACGAAGATGAGGAGACCACAACAgtagatgaggaagaggaggaggcgaTCACAACTGAAGATGacgagcaggaggaggagacatTAACAGCAGATGAAGATGAGGAGTCCGCAACAACATCAGATCACCAAaatgaggaggagcaggaggagacaATAATAACAGTAGATgaagatggagaggaggaggaggaggaggagagtaaAGACGTCATCACAGATGATGAGGAAGAgcatgaagaagaagatgaggtggagcctccaatcCACAAAGTTGACCTTGAGCTGACATCTGCTGAAACCAACCACAGCCTAACATCTGCTGATTATGATGATGTTGACAAAGAAGCGCAGCGTTTCTCCGCAGTTTATGACCATAACAAATATGGCGACATGATGGATGACGCcgatgaaaacaacaacaacagcgagAGCGGGAAAGTGGAGTCTAAAGGAAGGAGGAAGCTTCACGAACATCTCCGCAAACATGACAAAG TTGTGGAAGAGGCTGAGAAAAGAGAGGCACTGAAAGAAGTTAAAGATAGACTTAAAG ATCTTTTAAAAGATGAGAAAAAAGACACCAAACTTGAGAAATccttcaaaaacaaaacaacaagagAAGAAAAGCCAGTAGAGAAAGTCAAACACACGGTGGCTAAACTTCTTAAGCCAAAGACGGACAAAAGCAAAG ACGAAACCTTGAAGAAGCCAACAAAGGAGCCCCAAGCTGAAGCAAAGtctgtcaaagaaaaagcagacaTAAAAAAGCCTTCTGTGGAGGTGGTTTCCAGAGTTAAGAAGGGAATGAAGAGAACAACCACAGAAGACAGAAAGTCTCCAATTGTTCTGAGGAAACCTACCAAAGAGGAGAAAAGAGAGACGGAACCTCTCTTTAAAAAACAAGCCAAGCAAGAGGAAGCAAAACTTGACAAGAAAGAGGTCGAAGAATCTCTCAAAGAACCTTCTAGAAAAGAGAAGGAAGTCATGAAAGCTTTGAAAGAAGAGAAGGATGTCACAGAAACTCCTAAAGACAAGATAGAGGAGAAGGTAAAAGAAGACAAGAAAGCAATTAAAGCCAAGGAAAAAGTCAAGAAACATCTTAAAGAACAACGAGAGGTCGGGGGACCACCGACAGAAGAAGCCAAAGAAGTCAGGAAATCTCCCATACAACAACAAGAAGCTGAAGAACCACCCAAAGAAGAAGCCAAAGCCAAGAAAGAAGTCAGGGAACCACTTAAAGACGAGGGGTCGGTTGAGGAAACACCCAACGAAAAAGCCAAAGAGGCGAGAGACATCAGGAAAGCTCACAGAAAACTGAGAGCCATCAGGAGATTATTCAAAGAAGAGGGCAAAAAACCATCAAGACATGTTAGAGAAGCCAAGAAAGTTCCTTTAGAAGTTGAAAAAGCTCTCAAAGAAGAGAACGTCACAGCGGAACATCCCAAAGAAGAAATCAAAGTCAAGAAACCTCCAAAAGAGGAGAAACATCTCAAGAAACTCATCAAACCATCAACAGATGGTAAAGAAGACAAGAAACTTCCTTTCGGAGAATTTAAGGAAACTCTGGAAGAAGAGAAAGTCATAAAAGATCATCCCAAAGAAGAACTCCAAGTCAAGAAACCTCCCAAAGTGGAGAAAGAAATTAAGAAACTCATCAAACCATCAACAGATGGTAAAGACGACAAGAAGCTTCCTTTAGCAGAAGTTAAGAAAGCTCTGGGagaaaagaaagtcataaaagaaCATCCCAAAAAAGAAATCCAAGTCAAGAAACCTCCCAAAGACAATAAACCTGTCAAACCAGCAAGAGAAACAAATGTGTCCTTAACGGAACCAAAGTCACCACAAGACCTCAAAGCTGTCAAAGTCAAGAGAGATGCCAAGCGGGACATATTTGTCACAAGACTCTTAAAAGCAGAAGCCAAACAACAAGAAGAAGATGAGACAAAACCAAAGACAGCATCCAAAGATGAGGGAGAAATGAAGAAACCTCATGAGAAAGAGAGGGTCATCAAAACACCTTTCAAAGATGATAAAGAAGATCTCAAGAAACTTCCCACAGAAGAGAAACACGTAAAAGAACTAACCAAAGAAAAGGAGGAGGACACCAGGAAACACCTTAAAGAAGAGAAAGCAAAGACAGAGGACACAAAGGCCTGCATTCTGGAGAAAGAGGAGAAGAAGCCTCATGAAGAAGTCAAGAGATCTCTGAGACAGGACAACAGATCTTTCTTAAAAGAAACAACCGGAGTAGAGAAAGAACCCAAGAAGCCACCTCACGTGAAAGAAGAGAAGAAACCTGCTAAAGAAGAGAAGATTCCACCCAAAGAAGAGAAGAAACCACTCAAAGAAAAGGATAAGATTCCACCCAAAGAAGAGAAGAAACCTCCTAAAGAAGAGGATAAGATTCCACACAAAGAAGAGAAGAAACCTCCTAAAGAAGAGGAGAAGATTCCACACAAAGAAGACAAGAAGCCTTCGAGAGAAAAGGAGAAGATTCCACCCGAAGAAGAGAAGAAACCTCTTAAAGAACAGGAAAAGATTCCACCCAAAAAAGAGAAGAAACCTCCTAAAGAAGAGGAGAAGATTCTACCCATAGAAGATAAGAAACCTTCTAGAGAAAAGGAGAAGATTCTACCTGCAGCAGAGAAGAAACCTTCTCGACAAAAGGAGAAGATTCCACCCAAAGAAGAGAAGAAACCTCTTAAAGAAAAGGAGAAGATTCCACCCAAAGAAGAGAAGAGACCTCTTAAAGAAAAGGAGAAGATTCCACCCAAAGAAGAGAAGGAACCTCTTAAAGAAAAGGAGAAGATTCCACCCAAAGAAGAGAAGGAACCTCTTAAAGAAAAGGAGAAGATTCCACTCAAAGAAGATAAGAAACCTCTTAAAGAAAAGGAGAAGATTCCACTCAAAGAAGAGAAGAAACCTCTTAAAGAAAAGGAGAAGATTCCACTCAAAGAAGAGGTTAGAAAAGCCCGTAAGGAAGAGGGTGAAGATAAGAAAGTGGTGGAGAAGAAACTTTCCATCAGGAAAGAAAACCTAATCAAGAAACCAATAAAAGATACAACAGAATTAAGGAGACCACCTAAAGATGTTAGACAACCCTTAAGAGAGAATAAACTGACCAGACCTCCCAAGCAGGAGAAGGAAGAAAAAGAGAAGGAAGAACCCGAAGAGAAGACGTCTACAGAGAAGAAGGAAATCCCAGGGGAGCCTTCAATGGAAGAAAAACCCAGTGAAGCAAAGAAAGTATCAACAAAGATCCCCAAAGAAGCTGCAGAACCAGTGACAGTACCTACGACACCTCTCAGGACTCATGGACTTCTCAGAAGGCATCtcaaagaagaaaaggaagaaacgGCTGCTGCTTTAAAAGACCAGCCGGAAGAAACACCAGAGAAGACGAAAGAAGACAAAGGACTGAAGATCAaagcaacaaaacaaccaaaaaaggaCAAAGAACTCAAGAAAGCATCCAAACAAGAACCAGAGGAACCTTCAAAGGAAGAAAAGGATGTTTTAAAACCATCTAAGAAGGAAGAGAAAGACAGTGAACCGAAGAAGCTGTCCAGGGCGGTCTCTAAAGAAGATAAAGTGGTCGCCAAAGACAAAACAAGGACCTCTGTCAAAGAGGAGAAAGAGGACAAGCAGACTCCTAAAGAAGAACCTGTGAAGACAG CCACGAGAACCATAAAGACTGAGAAGACCACCAGAGCGTCCATTATGAAGAAGGAACATGTTAATGCTACTAAAGCAG CTGATGTGTCCAAGAGACCTCCAAGGCTGCTGAGAGTGTCCAAAAAGCAAATATCCCCCATCTTGAAAAAGGAACATAAGAATGTAACCAAAACAG aGGCCCCGCAGGTTCCTAAGCTAACAGCCAAACCCGAAGCTGCAAAGAAAG AGGCGCCAAAGGAAAAGGTTGGAATAACTCCTGCCAAGAAAG CTGCTCCAAAGGAAAAGCTCCAACCTGTCATCACGAAAAAAG AACAAGAGGGTCCTGCAAGAAATGCCTCTTTGCTGAAGGAACGAGTCAAAATAGTGCCAATGAAGAGAG CTGTCACAAGGCCAGTCAAGAAAGTCCAGGACGTTTCGCCCAAGACTT CGGAAGACGTCCAACTGAAGCCAAAAGCAGTTGTGACAAAGAGAG